AGATATTAACTGGTCAGCTACCAAGTGCGGGGCCTGACAATGATGAGAAAGGATTGGAACACCTTGTTAGAAAGGTTTTCCTTGAAGAGAGAGCTTTATCTGAGATTATAGATCCAGCATTGTTGCATGAAGTTTATGCTAAGAAGCAGGTGTTGGCTACATTTCATATTGCTCTAAACTGCACAGAATTGGACCCTGAGCTGAGGCCAAGGATGAGAACTGTTTCAGAGAGCCTTGATCGCCTCAACTTTCAATGAATGAGGAAGATGGTAAATAGTATGTAAATGCTACAACTACTTTGTTGATTCCTTTTGGTGTAGAGGTACAAATGATTTCTAGTAGGACTGCTAACGCCGTTTATTTTTGCTAATTTCATTTTATCTCCCTACTCACTTTCAATCTCACCTGAAAATGAACTAATGTATGCACAGATTGTGACGATTAGGGCTCCGTTTAGTGGGGCATAAAACATTTTTATTGTAAAAtggttttccatggaaaacattttttaagggaaaacacaattccaaactagtttttctttatttgatatctttaaggaaaatgggagaagatggtaaagattgaggggaagaaaggagagggatgtaaggaggaaagaaggaaaattgGTTTTCATCcttttcaaatggaaaatgGTGTTCCACCTTTGAGGTAGTAATGGAAAATTGGTTTtcatcccttacccaaccaaacaacgtaaaatgactgaaaagggaaaaatcattttccatgaaaacgttttacgcccacCAAACGAAGCCTAGATGGGTTTCAATCTTCAAGTTCTATAGGTTTTTTAATTTATCAAATGGTTCATGCTTTAAGGTCCCGTTTAGTTCACTTTATTTCTCCTAATCTGATATGAATTAACAAGAAAATATTGTATTAATATTGATTTTCAtaaacaaaatgaaaaaaagaaaaattgtattaatattaatataacaTGAAatatggtactccctccgttcttgttTATTATTCCTCTTTTCGTATTGGGATACTTTTTTTATTAGTCCCTTTTAGAATATTTCCttatttgttcaacaattaTTCCCGTTTTACCCTTATATTACAATTATAATTCTCTTTTCGTcccaaataaatatgcaagtggtccctttattttctaatttaacaACACTAAACACTCCACATACCcatattttcttaactttttttTCTCTCCTACCCACATGGATGAGATTATTTAGAGATTCACATATAAGGGACTAATAAACAAGAACAAAATGTATTAATATTGATATAACATGAAATATTGTATTACTATTCTAACCTGAACATGATCTAGgcagatcggttctgatctcTACATGATCTGGAAACATAGAGTATGTTATGGATATATTGGTGTTGATCTTGACATATTGTTTCTCATCTGGTCGTATATGATCTTGATATATCAGTTCTAATTTTGACATATTAGTTTTGATGTGGATAAAttagttatgatctggacagaATAGTTCTAATATGGACATATTAGTTCTGATTTAGATGTACATGATCTGGATAGATCAGTTCTGATTTAGATAGATAGGTTCTGATTTAGACAAGTCaattatgatttggacatgatctatacagatcgattgtgatctagacatgatctggaaAGATCGAttctaatttggacatgatctggactgATAGGTGTTGATCTGGAAAAATCAGTTATGGAGAGATCCGTTCTTATAtcgacatgatctgtacagatcggtTCATCTGGagatgatctagacatgatatgGATAGATCAGTTCATCTACaaatgatctggacatgatatttaTAGATCCGTTTTGATCTAGCCATGATATGGATAAATCCCATTCTGATATTAACATGATATGGACATATCCTTTCTGATATTAACATGATATGGACATATCCATTCTGATCAAGACAAATTCGTTTTGTTATGGACATAATTTAGACATATCTATTCTGATATGGACAGGACAAATTGGTTCTAATCTAGACATATCCGTTATGATATGGACAAATCCGTTATTATCTGGACATATTCGTTCTGATTTAGACACATTCTTTTATCTAGCAAACCGGTTATATACATTCTAATATGGACATAATCTGGATGAtcgtttctgatctggatatgatctagACTTAttggttctgatctagacatgtaataccccgtatttttaagtaattataaatatacaaagtatttaattatatttataaagtattttacaaattttataaattaaagttgcatttaaatatttatttaaatgtatattattaaataaaaatatttattgtttttaattgGAGATAAaacgatttttattttaaattggaGAATTTTATTGGGTTTCCAGAAAAGAAAACGAGTTTAAAAATATTCTAGCATAGTTCAAATTCAGTTTCTAGTCCAAACACATTAATGCAAACCCATTTGCATTTAATGAAAGCCCGAAAGCTTAAAAGCCAAAGCCCAACCCTTATGGGATTCCGAAACTTATAAATACTCATCAATATTTCACAAATCCCCCCTTAATTTACCTAAGCCCTAAAGTTTTCTCTctatcattttctctctcctccctcacgactcctttttttcttcctctctttctTTTCTCGTCTCCTTGTCGTGAGCACCAACGAGCAGCAGCAGGCCAGCGCTCGGCCAACCCGTCGTGCCCTCGCCCTCGCGTCCCATGTCGTGTGCTGCAGCCCCCGCGCACGGTGTTTGCACTCCTGCGCTACCCACGTTGTCGAGCCAAGACAGATGCATCAACAACTTTCGGGCTGCTGCGTTGCTTCTCCTCATCTCCCCTTCTCGGTTTGGTTTCTTgtgcaccaccaccaccacatgcTCGACCGTCGTGCCCTATTGGTCGGCTGGTATTGCTTCTCTTCTTCCCTAATTATTCCTctatttaattattgtttttaaattatgattactattatgattatgatttttttttgattttggggtTGAGATTATGGATGTTGAATTATGAATTTTGATGATTGAATGTGGGTACGttattctaaatatttaataAGATTGTaacttttagattttttttaattatttttttatgagttttaagggttttaattacaaactacgattagggttttaattaaaaCCACATCATTAAcggattagcataattagacgTTAACGTCAAGTGCTTTGCTCACAAGTCctaaatgattttaaaagaagcgttgtttgattaattgtttaattaaatgttttatttgaTTGTGCCTTGAGTCGACTTTTGGAAAGCGATACCGAATAagtttcaaaactcttggaacgtatgcaCCTTGCGTATAAACAATGGGGGAAGTACAAGACCGTAGGGAAGTTACTTCTAACGGTGATTGATATGCTCATATTTAATAatgtttttacccccgttccttagtactttttgatctcaaatgagctattcggaacaatttttagtactaatgtgcaccttgtagtgtgtttgtagtttcaggttcatcattgtaggaattagcatatttttgtgaatttcctactcatttgaatcaatacaagagattatgtgcTTTTGAGAGCACAAATATttagttggaagagttttcgagcaaagcgaatagtgaatgAAGTAGAAAATCGAGactcgtctactcttttgatcataactcaagttatacaactccaaatgcagcgattcaaattggttagattctagacttcattttctttccaacgagtggtcacttgcctaattccgacttataacgaaggagatatgatgtttttaagatacgggatcgtgcagtttgacgAGCAGCCCGATCGGGTGAGGACAACCCCTGGAGCGcggattttagtttattttcgGTTTTCGCTTgttttttgggcaaactataaataccaaGCCCTTATTATTTAGTTAAACATCTTATTTTCAGCATCTtatttttctagtaccttagtttattttattacttagttttattctctctctaaacttttgttattacttttattattcaattcaagtttcaagctttaAATTTCATCATTCGTTCTTCAATTTGTTATTGGTCtatttcttatttctttccttcattattcaattttaattttgttttcattaatcatgttttctttgtataaattaaaattaaatatgtgtgagtagtttatattctagggttttgggaatccatgaattaatatgaagggacgattgaatgttgttgattgttggtattgtggttaattcctattgattggtttcatttactatgtgattagatttgcgcaggtttaattgtattaTTCTAGCAATATcaggttaagattcgagagatgcaatttgatatttaggcttgtttcaataggtagaattgggattactacgtagcgagagcctgttaattctaagtctatgattatcgattcgagagagcatgctagtctaattaattgctttattgattattaatgattgtttatcatcctggattgttgttcattggtgaacctatgccctagaccttttaatatatGAATTCCTCTTTGTTTAATTATTGCCGTAGTTTTAATTtacaaatcaaccaactttcttgtttcacaatagtctagaccttagttttaatagtagaaaaaacgctgtttccctgtggatacgatccctacttcccttactatcttgttagtggacttagattttatttttgattaggtgatacgaatTTAGCCTGTCAGTgatgatgtgggcttgaatatctccaccacaaagcccaaagaggcagTCGACGATCAATACTGGCCAGTTGGGTTCAAAcctagaaagaaggcccaaattTTGGTACCCAACCGAAATAAGAGCAGAGCCCCATTTTGGAAGGCCCATTCTCTCTGAGAAGGCAGGTCCAAATGGAGAAGGTTCATCATTGCGGGCCGAatgccacgtgtcctaaatccccaaggggcacgcaccccacagctagggttgagggtacaatccccaagaaaccctagcactataaatagctcagatcccaaggtaaaagggcattgaattcattcccaccaacaaaaacttatctttgctctaccttctctctacaaattacttatctctctagcttatacttacttaagaaTCGGagagaatattcctacgggaatattcttgttttgcaggttgccagaagttcgtgccaggtcatacttgatacctccgaggaacgcgtgccacgtcagcaccgtaaaagatcccacaaccaGTGATATAAGAGGAAAGTTATCATCAGAGACAATATTTTATTATGGAGATGTTGAgatgataatttttttatatatatatggaaATCCTGTTAtagagtttttttttatatgagCATATAGAATTATAGTTTGGGaatattgtattatttaaatGAATTTTATTTGAGGATTATTTTATTTCTGGGCCATACCCACAGGCCCCAGGATGATTTTTGCCTAATTCTACTGCTAATGATGAGTTAAGTACGGTTTATTACCGATAATTAAGATAtcgattttttttgtattttcccCATTTTCTATTTTAATGTTGATGTACATGTACGATTAAGGAGTTAGAGTTGCTCAAGAGGAAATTTATTACTAGAGTCCGTGTTTTATATGGAGATATCGAGATATCGAGATGagatattatttattttgttattgagGTGATTATGAGAATAttgaattatatttattttgggaaagtaattgtatttttttttgaggggagtAATTGTTTATTTAAAGGAATGTTATTggggattattttatttgtgtcTCCATACCACCGGTCTCATGATTGTTTTTGCCTAATTCTTCTGTTAATGATGAGTTAATTGCAGTTTATTACCAAtaatcactagtggaaaaaacatCAAAGGTGGCTACTTAAAGGTTGCCCTTATTTAACAAGTGCAACCTTTAATtgatcaaaaatcaaaaaaaacaaaaaaaaaacactgacATCCTCATTTGGGGGAAAGGAACACACAAGCGCATCTTTTATTTGGTTTTGTACTTGAAAATTGAAACCTAGCTTCTTCAATTTACACCATTCTTCTACTGCTTCTTCCCGCTCATCCACTCACCATTCTTGCTGCTACTACTTCTTCCTCTTTGCTCCCACTTATTCACTCACAGTTCTCCCCAAACTCTACCTGCGACGTTCGCCTCAACTCTCCTTAAACTCCACCGGCGACGTTCGACTTCTCAGCTATAAAGAGCTCCTTTAATTACTCAAGCGGAGACGCAGCAAAAGATGCTTGAACTTCATCGTTTTTGCTCGATTATGGAACTGGAACTTCATAGAAACTGGAACTCCTTTTCTTAAGATATGGAACTTCATCATTTTAGCGGTTGATCGAGCCCATAGATATGCGAATTTGTCTGAAATTGAAAGTTGAACGACGACTAATTTGACGGTATGTTTCTCTGAATTGATTCTCTTAAATTTGCATTCTTTTTATTAGGAGCTAATTATGGAGTTCGATTTGGGTGTAATTTGAATTAGAATTTCAAATTAGGTTTATttttctctaattttttttctctttggtTAGATTAGGATGTTTATTTTCCAGCGTGATGTTCATTACTCATTAGAATTCTGgtcttgattttgttgcttcTATCTTGAACTCATGTtaatattaatgttattttGTTGGGTTTAGAGGGTATGATTTAGTAGAGGAGATtgttaataaaattttataacttTGTTGCTATTTATAGCTGAATAAGTATGGAGTTGTTTCTGTTTTGTCTGCGCTACCTGGTGCAACTTTTTTTGTAGGCTGTTGGGTAGTTTTTGCTTCTAGTTCCAGCCTTTTGGAAACAGGTTTGAGTTAGTTTGGTTTTGATTGTAGTTCTGGTTTGTAGGAGCTTGAAGGGTAGTAATCGACACTCATATGATTAGCTCTGTTTTGTTGTTTCTGTTTCAAGTTTCCAATAGATTAGAGCCTTTTTCTGTGGCTTGTTTATCTATTTTGTTTGTGCAGCTTGTTCCTGCTTTTTCAGTGGCCTGTTAGCTAGTTATTGGTTCTGGTTTCAGGCTTTTGGAAGTTGTTTTTGGTTCTGGTTTTAGGCTTTTGGTTGTGCAGCTTGTTACTGCTTTTTCCTGCACGCTTCTGCTTCTGCTTACCCCACCCCAGAATGCAGAGAGTCCAGATTATGGAATTTCTGCAATTTCAGTCAGATTTCCCGTAAACCctccctttttctctctctcataAACCCTAATCACCTGATCTAGGGTTTTATTTCCGTTCTCCTTCACCCTCCTTTGTTTATcgcaaattttaatttttaactgAAAAATGGCTAAGCGTTTGACGCCATTGTTGAACAGAGTTTTGGTGGAGAAGATTGTTCCTCCTGCAAAGACTCACGCCGGCATTTTACTCCCCGAGACCAGCAACAAGGTATACTTCCTTACAATTTTACTCATTTTGGCTTTTGTCATTTGTTTTCTGCTTTATCTGTCTAATTCATGTGGGAACATTGTTGTTTTTTATCCAATAAATTGGTTttcttcttgatttttgaaataggtattACGTAAGTTGGTAGATttcttcccattttctaaaatgtaCTTCAGAAATGCGAATAAGATGAATGGGTTTatcttattttagttgaaaagtGTACTACATTAGTGGGGCTTATCCCTCCAGTTAACTATTTAGTTGATTAGATCATCTGTTGATTTTATTGTCAGTGATGCCTGTTAATTATCTGATTTAATGTGAAAATTTTCGGATTATCACGGTGAATAATCATATAATTGTTCTTCATTGGTTGATTGAGGATTATTTCCAAGTTTGTGCTGTCTGTAAAGTGTGTCAACTCTGATTGTGATACTTTTTCTTGAGGGGGGGTGTCAGTTGTTGTTCCTCCTGTAAAGGGTTGTTGCTGAAATTTGTTAATTGAATTGGGTATTCAGCTTAATTCTGGAAAAGTTCTTGCTGTTGGACCTGGCCTTCGCGACAAGTCTGTGAATCATGTTCCTGTTGCTGTCAAAGAAGGGGATAATGTACTCCTGCCTGAATATGAAGGAACTACAGTGAAGCATGGTGAAAAAGAGTAAGTTTATTGTCCTCCATAATTCTTttttgctaagaatctacgatTAGTTGAGTGCTTTATCCCTAGATTCTTTAACAACTTTGTTGGGAGCTTGCATACCTATAGTTTAGTTGGGAGCTTAACATTTATCTTGACTTCACAAACTTGCATACCAAACTTGCATACCTATAGTTTAGTTGGGAGCTTAATATTTATCTTGATTTTAAGCGCCAAAAGTTAGATTTCGTTTAACAACATTCCTGGTGATAATTTACTTCAGACTATTCTCAGAGAATTGACACAATTCTATATGAtatatacaagttttaatttagAAAATTTTCTCTTTGGATGTCTTCTTTTAGATTCTTGTTGAAGTTAATAATCTGCTAGACGTGCCATGTCCCTACATACAAATTAAAGGGGTTGATAAGGATGTTGTAGTGACTTACTTTTACCATCCTTAACTTGGGTGGAATATAAAATATAAGGCTggttgataatataaaagggaaGATATGAACAATTCTCGAAGTATTTACCATCCTTAACTTGGGTGGAATATaaaatttaaggctcgtttgatcgttatatgtcatattttgactaaaatagccattttcgctcccaactctccaataatgaaccaaaataggaatattgagccttttgaatgtttaatacacttagtattaggtttccaatcctcattctcatctactttggtcaatttatgcacatttgaggctCGTTCGATCGTTatgtgtcatattttgactaacatagccgttttcgctcccaactctcaactaatgaaccaaaataggaattcttaaccctttacatgtttaaaatacttattattaTGTTGCCactcctcattctcatctactttggtcaatttatgcacatttaaggctcgtccgatccttacatgtcatattttgactaaaattgccgttttcgttcccaactctcaactaatgaaccaaaataggaattcttaaccctttacatgtttaaaatacttagtattaggtttccaatatttattctcatctactttggtttccaatccttattctcatctactttggttcttttgttgatatttgggatcgaaaatgccattttggccaaatatgacctatatcgagccaaatgagccttacatgtgcataaagaacttgaaatgagtttaatcaatatataactaatcatataaatcatgaaaaacgtttagaatatggaaataggttcgtttgttggtagttgggatcgaaaatgccattttttgccataaatgacctatatcgacccaaattacccataggcgtgcataacgaacttaaaatgagtcttataaacatataattaatcatatgaatcatgaaaaacatttagaatatggaaataggttcgtttgttggtagttgggatcgaaaatgccatttttggccataaatgacctatatcgacccaaatgacccataggcgtgaataacgaacttgaaatgagtttcataaacatataactaatcatataaatcatgaaaaacgtttagaatatgtaAATAGGTTCGTTTCTTGGTAGTTGGga
This genomic stretch from Spinacia oleracea cultivar Varoflay chromosome 3, BTI_SOV_V1, whole genome shotgun sequence harbors:
- the LOC110776379 gene encoding 10 kDa chaperonin, mitochondrial isoform X2; translation: MAKRLTPLLNRVLVEKIVPPAKTHAGILLPETSNKLNSGKVLAVGPGLRDKSVNHVPVAVKEGDNVLLPEYEGTTVKHGEKE
- the LOC110776379 gene encoding 10 kDa chaperonin, mitochondrial isoform X1, with product MAKRLTPLLNRVLVEKIVPPAKTHAGILLPETSNKLNSGKVLAVGPGLRDKSVNHVPVAVKEGDNVLLPEYEGTTVKHGEKEFSQLQGRGPSPKRSWMKFETSELLTSTIVNYPQCNN